One Deinococcus radiotolerans DNA window includes the following coding sequences:
- a CDS encoding MFS transporter — protein sequence MPSSLWNRSFTVWLIGTAQSQFGSAVAGLALSFLVLHQTGSAGQMAVTLACSLLPNLLMPLAGALVDRWNLRGPVIASDLIRGALQLGVGAAALRWGEVPLALINGVAVLTGLVGLFAAPASSAAVPLLVPAGALARANAVLSSVSRGAWLLGSLTGGWIVTRWSPPLAILLDGVSFLLMAALMGLVTLPDRAAPGAAERPAGLLSEVSAGLRVMGRSRTLTLAPVIALLLNAGLAPVTAALPKLFAGGGGTAAGYGTFLVLESVGVMAAGALVALLATRLDSRRLITVGLAVTAGAYGLMWALPQPAALLPAAGALGFGFGLINTPFQTLMQELVPQAFLGRVFSVLGMVSTVGMPLSLLLVAPLLDRAPLPVWFGVAGVAQGLGCALWLWAACAERPARGVHLDLRP from the coding sequence ATGCCCAGCTCTCTCTGGAACCGTAGTTTCACCGTCTGGCTGATCGGGACCGCCCAGTCTCAGTTCGGCAGCGCCGTGGCCGGCCTGGCCCTCAGTTTCCTGGTGCTGCATCAGACCGGTTCGGCCGGGCAGATGGCCGTGACGCTGGCGTGTTCGCTCCTGCCGAACCTGCTGATGCCGCTGGCGGGGGCGCTGGTGGACCGCTGGAATCTGCGGGGGCCGGTCATCGCGTCGGACCTGATCCGTGGGGCGCTGCAACTGGGTGTGGGCGCCGCGGCGCTGCGGTGGGGTGAGGTGCCGCTCGCGCTGATCAATGGCGTGGCGGTCCTGACGGGCCTGGTGGGCCTGTTTGCGGCGCCGGCCAGCAGCGCCGCCGTGCCCCTGCTGGTGCCGGCTGGCGCGCTGGCACGTGCGAATGCGGTGCTCAGCAGTGTGAGTCGCGGGGCGTGGCTGCTGGGCAGCCTGACGGGCGGGTGGATTGTCACGCGCTGGTCCCCGCCGCTGGCGATCCTGCTGGACGGCGTGAGTTTCCTGCTGATGGCCGCCCTGATGGGCCTGGTGACCCTGCCGGACCGGGCGGCGCCGGGCGCGGCGGAGCGGCCAGCGGGCCTGCTCTCGGAGGTGAGCGCCGGCTTGCGGGTGATGGGCCGCTCGCGCACGCTGACGCTGGCGCCGGTGATCGCCCTGCTGCTGAACGCGGGGCTGGCGCCGGTCACGGCGGCCCTGCCGAAGCTGTTCGCCGGGGGCGGCGGGACGGCGGCGGGGTACGGGACGTTCCTGGTGCTGGAAAGTGTGGGCGTGATGGCGGCCGGGGCGCTGGTGGCGCTGCTGGCCACGCGCCTGGACTCGCGGCGGCTGATCACGGTGGGCCTGGCGGTGACGGCGGGCGCGTACGGGCTGATGTGGGCGTTGCCGCAGCCTGCGGCGCTGCTCCCGGCGGCCGGGGCGCTGGGGTTCGGGTTTGGTCTGATCAACACGCCGTTTCAGACGCTGATGCAGGAGCTGGTGCCGCAGGCGTTCCTGGGGCGGGTGTTCAGTGTGCTGGGCATGGTGTCGACCGTGGGCATGCCGCTGAGTCTGCTGCTGGTCGCGCCGCTGCTGGACCGCGCGCCGCTACCCGTGTGGTTCGGCGTGGCCGGGGTGGCGCAGGGGCTGGGCTGCGCGCTGTGGCTCTGGGCGGCCTGTGCGGAACGTCCAGCGCGTGGTGTTCATCTGGACCTGCGGCCGTGA
- a CDS encoding ArsR family transcriptional regulator, whose protein sequence is MTPHEVATSRQAALLLRPDLRPLLNYLMQDARSAADVARHLNLTLAQASYQVSKLHAADVATIERIDARAGRPVKRYRVQPRWFIPYDVTAEDTLDGFWLTQISPRMERISSFAAAQLRAHSPSWGLWLSGHSGQSHLEIGDAGGPARSIFEGDEPLMLTIAGLRLTEPNARRLKRLLLDLLAEGSALETPGATPYTLSLMLVQGSAE, encoded by the coding sequence GTGACACCGCATGAAGTGGCCACGTCCCGTCAGGCAGCCCTGCTGCTGCGCCCAGACCTGCGGCCCCTCCTGAACTACCTGATGCAGGACGCCCGCAGCGCCGCGGACGTCGCCCGGCACCTGAACCTCACGCTGGCGCAGGCGTCCTACCAGGTGAGCAAGCTGCACGCCGCCGACGTGGCCACCATCGAGCGGATCGACGCGCGGGCCGGACGACCCGTGAAACGCTACCGCGTGCAGCCCCGGTGGTTCATTCCCTACGACGTGACCGCCGAGGACACGCTGGACGGCTTCTGGCTCACGCAGATCAGCCCGCGCATGGAACGCATCTCCAGTTTCGCAGCCGCACAGCTGCGCGCCCACTCGCCCTCCTGGGGCCTGTGGCTCTCCGGGCACAGCGGTCAGAGTCACCTCGAAATCGGTGACGCCGGCGGACCCGCCCGCAGCATCTTCGAAGGAGACGAACCCCTGATGCTGACCATCGCAGGCCTGCGCCTGACCGAACCGAACGCCCGGCGCCTGAAACGCCTGCTGCTGGACCTGCTCGCCGAGGGCAGCGCCCTCGAAACGCCCGGCGCCACCCCCTACACCCTCAGCCTGATGCTCGTCCAGGGCAGCGCGGAGTAA
- a CDS encoding phosphatase PAP2 family protein — protein sequence MTDPIQQAAHHAALQSPVLRQVMVVLAADLIALLAAAFAALLIVRRANLTRGTAVRIGLSGTLAVLLTLLLGHAVHDPRPFLAEHYVPLTHAATDNGFPSDHVLVAALLTGWAAWLGRWWPGFAVGTVAIAAGRLGVGAHHTLDVLGSVVIAGLSVLAAHLVPLSGGWTAPLLPLRRGTLMPR from the coding sequence ATGACCGATCCGATCCAGCAGGCCGCGCATCACGCCGCCCTTCAATCCCCGGTACTGAGGCAGGTGATGGTGGTGCTGGCCGCGGATCTGATCGCGCTCCTCGCGGCTGCGTTCGCCGCGCTGCTCATCGTTCGGCGCGCGAACCTGACCCGGGGCACTGCCGTGCGCATCGGCCTGTCCGGCACGCTGGCCGTCCTGCTGACGCTCCTGCTGGGGCACGCCGTTCACGACCCCCGCCCCTTCCTGGCTGAGCACTACGTTCCCCTGACGCACGCCGCGACCGACAATGGTTTCCCCAGCGATCACGTGCTGGTCGCGGCACTCCTGACCGGATGGGCCGCGTGGCTCGGCCGGTGGTGGCCGGGGTTCGCCGTGGGAACCGTGGCGATTGCTGCTGGCCGCCTGGGAGTCGGCGCGCACCACACCCTGGACGTTCTGGGCAGCGTCGTCATTGCGGGCCTGAGTGTCCTCGCGGCGCACCTCGTCCCCCTGAGTGGCGGGTGGACCGCGCCCCTCCTGCCGCTGCGCCGGGGAACGCTCATGCCACGCTGA
- a CDS encoding ankyrin repeat domain-containing protein, producing MFRAAALTVLLVTLAAPPHAAHAGGTRPPKEVQSVSNLNAQLLAAAGAGDARRVAALLAAGASPDAADASGRTALTAAAAGDHVAAARVLVAAGADPDRQDNARNNALLITGETGSVAMLREILKAHPDLTRTNRFGGTALIPAADRGHLDYVRELLATTRIDVNHVNNLGWTALLEAVILGDGGPAHTAIVRALLAHGADRTLADPEGVTPLQHAQRAGYREMIRLLSAP from the coding sequence ATGTTCAGGGCTGCTGCGCTGACCGTCCTGCTGGTCACCCTGGCCGCACCGCCCCACGCCGCTCATGCGGGCGGCACGCGGCCCCCCAAGGAGGTCCAGTCCGTGTCCAATCTGAACGCTCAACTGCTCGCGGCGGCCGGGGCGGGTGACGCGCGGCGCGTGGCGGCGCTGCTGGCGGCCGGCGCCAGTCCCGACGCGGCCGACGCCAGCGGCCGCACCGCCCTGACCGCCGCAGCCGCCGGTGATCACGTGGCCGCAGCGCGCGTGCTGGTGGCCGCCGGGGCCGACCCGGACCGCCAGGACAACGCCCGGAACAACGCCCTGCTGATCACCGGGGAAACCGGCAGCGTCGCGATGCTGCGGGAGATCCTGAAGGCCCATCCCGACCTGACCCGCACGAACCGCTTCGGCGGCACGGCCCTGATCCCTGCGGCGGACCGTGGTCACCTCGACTACGTCCGGGAACTCCTGGCCACGACCCGCATCGACGTGAATCACGTGAACAACCTGGGCTGGACGGCCCTGCTGGAAGCCGTGATCCTCGGCGACGGGGGCCCCGCGCATACGGCCATCGTGCGGGCCCTGCTCGCGCACGGCGCGGACCGCACGCTGGCGGACCCGGAGGGCGTGACGCCACTCCAGCATGCGCAGCGCGCCGGGTACCGCGAGATGATCCGACTGCTCAGCGCTCCCTGA
- a CDS encoding GlcG/HbpS family heme-binding protein, which yields MKHVTLAALLVTSAAAQQAPTPVQLATTPTVQVATLSLDTAVKLATQTVANCAAAGYHVTATVVDRSGVTLAVARAELAGPHTVGASFGKAFTSASGRNLTSEMAKGLAANPGLADIPGYLLLAGGVPVRVNSAVVGAIGVGGAPSGLIDEKCAADALKTLLGQ from the coding sequence ATGAAACACGTCACCCTGGCCGCCCTGCTCGTCACGTCCGCCGCCGCTCAGCAGGCGCCCACGCCGGTTCAACTGGCGACCACACCCACCGTGCAGGTCGCGACCCTGAGCCTGGACACGGCCGTGAAACTGGCCACCCAGACCGTGGCGAACTGCGCCGCGGCCGGGTACCACGTGACCGCCACCGTCGTGGACCGCTCCGGCGTGACCCTCGCCGTGGCCCGCGCTGAACTGGCCGGGCCGCACACGGTCGGCGCGAGCTTCGGCAAGGCCTTCACCAGCGCCAGTGGCCGCAACCTAACCAGCGAGATGGCCAAGGGGCTGGCGGCCAATCCGGGCCTGGCGGACATTCCCGGGTACCTCCTGCTGGCCGGGGGCGTGCCGGTGCGCGTGAACAGCGCCGTGGTGGGCGCCATCGGCGTCGGCGGCGCTCCCAGCGGCCTGATTGACGAGAAGTGCGCCGCGGACGCCCTCAAGACCCTGCTGGGCCAGTAA
- a CDS encoding VIT1/CCC1 transporter family protein has translation MYRAVSTHKELHFTGSERVQDIVIGMSDGLTVPFALAAGLSGAVASGHVVLVAGIAEMAAGSIAMGLGGYLAARSEHESYVAERAREVREITEKRELEIEEVRDVFRAYGLDGAAVESATQAIISRPDTWVNFMMKEELGLEEPDPKRALQSAFTIGLAYIAGGVIPLAPYALQLSLQQALLVSVVLTLIALFVFGALKGRFTGAPVWRSAVQTMLVGAAASGAAFLIARAVSGLGPGA, from the coding sequence ATGTACCGAGCGGTCAGCACGCACAAGGAACTGCACTTTACCGGCTCTGAACGGGTCCAGGACATCGTGATCGGCATGAGTGACGGTCTCACCGTGCCGTTCGCGCTGGCCGCCGGGCTTTCCGGAGCGGTCGCCAGTGGGCACGTGGTCCTCGTGGCCGGCATCGCGGAGATGGCCGCGGGCAGTATCGCCATGGGCCTGGGCGGGTACCTCGCGGCGCGCAGCGAGCACGAATCGTACGTGGCGGAACGCGCCCGCGAGGTGCGGGAAATCACGGAGAAGCGGGAACTTGAGATTGAGGAGGTGCGGGATGTGTTCCGCGCCTATGGCCTGGACGGCGCGGCCGTGGAATCCGCGACGCAGGCCATCATCAGCCGGCCGGACACCTGGGTCAACTTCATGATGAAAGAGGAACTGGGCCTTGAGGAACCGGACCCAAAACGGGCGCTTCAGTCGGCCTTCACCATCGGCTTGGCGTACATCGCGGGGGGTGTTATTCCCCTGGCACCCTACGCGCTTCAGCTGTCCCTGCAACAGGCGCTGCTGGTTTCGGTGGTGCTGACCCTGATCGCGCTGTTCGTGTTCGGGGCGCTGAAAGGTCGGTTCACCGGAGCGCCGGTGTGGCGCAGCGCCGTGCAGACGATGCTGGTGGGTGCCGCGGCGTCCGGCGCGGCTTTCCTGATCGCGCGGGCCGTCTCCGGGCTGGGGCCTGGCGCCTGA
- a CDS encoding eCIS core domain-containing protein: protein MQRQVAQEEAALAASAHQGVVQRVQARQGLGEPLPVAVRRHLELGLNADLSRVRVHTDREAAALAARVQARAFTSGPDIYFAANTYDPGSRAGLTLIAHEAAHVVQQQQGRVAAGLDPDAALETEAEQQGERLGHAVNAAPPTAPLSDAAPAGASAHAIPGAAVQRVIGKSLKPKPPFPTRPLRDAFMNRRTVKSRPPGAPMYFNSEYKALLQGLHRKQTRYTVIQALAKADRRYVAKHGNARIKAQNAGTRITTHQALITKFQNNGYATGTLQNKLVTKQHGSAVDALLGMVPFTDQDLVNVSKVGDMYSNFTTHFNKVHAPAMIRTASACIDVNHAMVTADTSASGKFSVSTKGSVFESFVDKTVLGGYGRVSITRQLTMHASRDSDSYDAATRTLYDAKFYDSVMGKSTNNHQYDDYELILSQGLDADGGEPIDHVCYVFPDQAAAQLNVGLNKVVKVGKDIQVAYVRAGQNPVLVHV, encoded by the coding sequence GTGCAGCGGCAGGTCGCGCAGGAGGAAGCGGCGCTGGCCGCCTCGGCGCATCAGGGTGTGGTGCAGCGCGTCCAGGCCCGGCAGGGACTCGGCGAGCCGTTGCCGGTCGCTGTAAGGCGGCACCTGGAACTGGGTCTGAATGCCGATCTGTCCCGCGTGAGGGTGCACACGGACCGGGAAGCGGCGGCCCTTGCGGCGCGGGTTCAGGCGCGGGCGTTCACCAGCGGCCCGGACATCTACTTCGCGGCGAACACGTACGACCCAGGCAGCCGCGCGGGCCTCACGCTCATCGCGCATGAGGCGGCGCATGTGGTTCAGCAGCAGCAGGGCCGGGTCGCGGCCGGTCTGGACCCGGACGCTGCGCTGGAAACCGAGGCCGAGCAGCAGGGTGAACGCCTGGGCCACGCGGTGAACGCCGCGCCGCCCACTGCGCCGCTGTCGGACGCTGCGCCAGCAGGAGCGTCCGCCCACGCCATTCCGGGCGCCGCCGTCCAGCGCGTGATCGGCAAGAGCCTCAAACCGAAGCCGCCGTTCCCCACCAGACCGCTCCGCGACGCCTTCATGAACCGCCGGACCGTCAAGAGCCGGCCGCCAGGCGCGCCCATGTACTTCAACAGCGAGTACAAGGCGCTGCTGCAGGGCCTGCACCGGAAGCAGACGCGCTACACGGTCATCCAGGCCCTGGCGAAGGCGGACCGGCGGTACGTGGCCAAGCACGGGAACGCGCGCATCAAGGCGCAGAATGCTGGCACGCGCATCACCACGCACCAGGCCCTGATCACCAAGTTCCAGAACAACGGGTACGCGACCGGCACGCTCCAGAACAAACTGGTCACCAAGCAGCACGGCAGCGCCGTCGACGCCCTGCTGGGCATGGTGCCGTTCACGGATCAGGACCTCGTGAACGTCTCCAAGGTGGGCGACATGTACAGCAACTTCACCACGCACTTCAACAAGGTGCACGCCCCGGCCATGATCCGCACCGCCAGCGCCTGCATCGACGTCAACCACGCCATGGTGACTGCTGATACCTCCGCGTCCGGGAAGTTCTCCGTGTCCACCAAGGGATCGGTCTTCGAGAGTTTCGTGGACAAGACCGTGCTCGGCGGGTACGGCCGGGTCAGCATCACCAGGCAGCTCACCATGCACGCCAGTCGCGATTCGGACAGCTATGACGCCGCCACGCGCACCCTGTACGACGCCAAGTTCTACGACTCCGTCATGGGCAAGAGTACCAACAACCACCAGTACGACGACTACGAACTGATCCTCAGTCAAGGTCTCGACGCGGACGGCGGCGAGCCGATCGACCACGTGTGCTACGTCTTTCCCGATCAGGCCGCGGCGCAGCTCAACGTGGGCCTGAATAAGGTCGTGAAGGTGGGCAAGGACATCCAGGTGGCCTACGTCCGCGCGGGCCAGAACCCCGTCCTGGTTCACGTCTGA
- a CDS encoding ATP-binding protein gives MPRPVWMWTLPLWLAVTALGAWGLVSGQRAALRAAFDLDARVLHRVLSQRMEQQETVLHAVSALLTQDLPAGTLRGSVQTLIRPYRQIVAVESCAAAGCQLVAPGRAALPLLPFSPSPGPSVHWPAGSGARYALSLGRARVWVNAGALLPARDLPEEPLTVQLFRPDGGALVLGQAAPVRHAAWAFSVDKRLGTALEPFPVRFERAYAWTVWPWGELLAWVAVTALLAWGLARALIVRARSERTLLDERRRAQGIVQASTDGIVVLDAGGVVVQANPAARRILDGLQVGQAIGSAAQFQATLSQAPFDAAGFWQARAAVALPDGTALQRGAQRVLVEGGLTPLTGEGGHLLGRVLTLREVGPLQQRMLAQLDAGERRVREHEATLTHVSRLSTLGEMSAGLAHELNQPLTAIVSYGQASLRLLNQAEPDLTRARQAVQGMVTQAQRSAEIIARLRTLVRRAPAQRVKVDLVQAARNILTLCQADLTRLDVQVDAPLPTAAFVTGDPVQVEQILLNLVRNALEAMAGVPRRHLSLRVRSAETSWALTVQDSGAGLTGAALANLFQPFQTSKREGLGLGLSLSQTLAQGMGGDLSGENAVAGGARFTLTLPQWTGDPDS, from the coding sequence ATGCCCCGGCCGGTCTGGATGTGGACGCTGCCCCTGTGGCTGGCGGTCACGGCGCTGGGCGCCTGGGGGCTGGTCAGCGGGCAGCGCGCGGCCCTGCGGGCGGCGTTCGATCTGGATGCCCGCGTTCTGCACCGGGTGCTGTCGCAGCGGATGGAGCAGCAGGAAACGGTGCTGCACGCCGTGTCGGCCCTTCTGACTCAGGACCTGCCGGCTGGGACGCTCCGGGGGTCCGTGCAGACCCTCATCCGTCCGTACCGGCAGATCGTGGCGGTGGAGTCCTGCGCGGCGGCCGGCTGTCAGCTGGTCGCGCCGGGCCGGGCGGCCCTGCCGCTCCTGCCGTTCTCACCGTCGCCCGGCCCGTCGGTGCACTGGCCTGCGGGCAGCGGCGCGCGGTACGCCCTGAGCCTGGGGCGCGCGCGCGTGTGGGTGAATGCGGGCGCCCTGCTGCCGGCCCGGGACCTGCCCGAGGAGCCGCTGACGGTTCAGCTGTTCCGCCCGGACGGTGGCGCGCTCGTGCTGGGGCAGGCCGCGCCGGTGCGGCACGCCGCGTGGGCTTTCAGCGTGGACAAGCGGCTCGGGACGGCACTCGAGCCCTTCCCGGTCCGTTTTGAACGGGCGTACGCCTGGACCGTCTGGCCCTGGGGGGAGCTGCTGGCGTGGGTGGCCGTCACGGCCCTGCTCGCGTGGGGGCTGGCGCGGGCCCTGATCGTCCGGGCGCGCAGTGAACGGACGCTGCTGGACGAGCGGCGCCGCGCGCAGGGCATCGTGCAGGCCAGCACGGACGGCATCGTGGTGCTGGACGCGGGCGGCGTGGTCGTGCAGGCGAACCCGGCGGCGCGGCGCATTCTGGATGGCCTGCAGGTGGGTCAGGCCATCGGGAGCGCGGCCCAGTTTCAGGCCACGTTGTCGCAGGCGCCGTTCGACGCAGCGGGATTCTGGCAGGCCCGGGCGGCCGTGGCCCTGCCAGACGGCACGGCCCTGCAACGCGGCGCGCAGCGGGTCCTGGTCGAGGGCGGCCTGACGCCTCTGACCGGGGAGGGCGGGCACCTGCTGGGCCGGGTGCTGACGCTGCGCGAGGTGGGGCCGCTCCAGCAGCGCATGCTGGCGCAACTGGACGCCGGGGAGCGGCGCGTGCGGGAGCACGAGGCGACGCTGACACACGTGTCGCGCCTGTCGACGCTCGGGGAGATGAGTGCCGGACTGGCCCACGAGCTGAACCAGCCGCTGACGGCGATCGTGAGTTACGGTCAGGCCAGCCTGCGGCTGCTGAATCAGGCGGAGCCGGACCTGACGCGGGCGCGCCAGGCGGTGCAGGGCATGGTGACCCAGGCGCAGCGGTCCGCGGAGATCATCGCGCGGCTGCGCACGCTGGTGCGGCGCGCGCCGGCGCAGCGGGTGAAGGTGGATCTGGTGCAGGCGGCGCGGAACATCCTGACCCTCTGCCAGGCGGACCTGACCCGCCTGGACGTTCAGGTGGACGCCCCGCTGCCCACCGCGGCGTTCGTGACGGGTGACCCGGTGCAGGTGGAGCAGATCCTGCTCAATCTGGTGCGCAACGCGCTGGAGGCCATGGCGGGGGTGCCGAGGCGCCACCTGAGCCTGCGTGTCAGGTCGGCAGAGACCAGCTGGGCACTGACCGTGCAGGACAGCGGCGCGGGGCTGACCGGGGCCGCGCTGGCGAACCTCTTCCAGCCGTTCCAGACGAGCAAGCGGGAGGGGCTGGGGCTGGGCCTGTCCCTCTCGCAGACGCTGGCCCAGGGCATGGGCGGGGACCTGAGCGGCGAGAACGCGGTGGCGGGCGGCGCGCGCTTCACGCTCACGCTGCCACAATGGACCGGTGACCCGGACTCCTGA
- a CDS encoding glycoside hydrolase family 13 protein, which produces MSWWKQSVVYQIYPRSFKDTTGDGVGDLRGITEQLDYVAELGADVLWLCPVYASPNVDNGYDISDYRAIMPEFGTMDDFRALLDGAHARGLKLIMDLVVNHTSDQHAWFQQARSSRDNPYRDYYIWRPPAEGGGPPNNWGSHFGGSAWTLDEQTGQYYLHLFAPEQPDLNWSHPPVREAVFDMMRFWLDLGVDGFRMDTINMLSKNPDFPDVTGAHTPYPIAEEHFLNGPDLQQYLQEMKREVLSHHDLLTVGETPGVDPVQATEFTHPERGTLSMIFQFDHMRLDTDRTHWAPRWTSRPWTLTELRDLLGRWQRELHGQGWNSLYLSNHDVPRMVSRFGNDGPYRVQSAKLLATLLFTLQGTPYIYQGDELGMTNVHFDSIDDYRDVDTLNFYREARFERDLSEADVMGMIWRKSRDNARTPFPWNASANGGFTTGVPWMPLNPNFPQINAEAAQRDPQSVYWYYHALIRLRRAQAALVDGRYDVLLEDHPSVYAYTRTLGDTEILTVLHFSDEPGPWPGGLPLRGDAQLLISNYGADATAALQPFEARVYQQRTTS; this is translated from the coding sequence ATGAGCTGGTGGAAACAGAGCGTCGTCTATCAGATCTACCCGCGCAGCTTCAAGGACACCACCGGCGACGGGGTCGGCGACCTGCGCGGCATTACCGAGCAGCTTGACTATGTCGCCGAACTTGGCGCGGACGTGCTGTGGCTCTGCCCGGTCTACGCCTCGCCGAACGTGGACAACGGGTACGACATCAGCGACTACCGCGCGATCATGCCGGAATTCGGCACGATGGATGACTTCCGGGCCCTGTTGGACGGCGCGCACGCGCGCGGCCTGAAGCTGATCATGGACTTGGTGGTCAACCACACCAGTGACCAGCACGCGTGGTTTCAGCAGGCCCGCTCCTCCAGGGACAACCCGTACCGCGACTACTACATCTGGCGGCCCCCGGCGGAGGGCGGCGGTCCGCCCAACAACTGGGGGTCTCACTTCGGCGGGTCCGCCTGGACGCTGGATGAGCAGACGGGGCAGTACTACCTGCACCTCTTCGCGCCTGAACAGCCGGACCTGAACTGGTCGCATCCGCCCGTGCGGGAGGCCGTGTTCGACATGATGCGCTTCTGGCTGGATCTGGGCGTCGACGGGTTCCGCATGGACACCATCAACATGCTCTCCAAGAATCCGGACTTCCCGGACGTGACCGGCGCCCACACGCCGTACCCCATCGCGGAGGAACACTTCCTCAACGGCCCGGACCTCCAGCAGTACCTCCAGGAGATGAAACGCGAGGTCCTGTCGCACCACGACCTGCTGACCGTCGGTGAGACGCCCGGCGTGGATCCCGTGCAGGCGACGGAGTTCACGCACCCGGAACGCGGGACGCTCAGCATGATCTTCCAGTTTGACCACATGCGCCTGGACACCGACCGGACCCACTGGGCGCCCCGCTGGACGTCCCGGCCCTGGACGCTGACGGAACTGCGGGACCTGCTTGGGCGGTGGCAGCGTGAACTGCACGGGCAGGGCTGGAACAGCCTGTACCTCTCCAACCATGACGTGCCGCGCATGGTGTCGCGCTTCGGGAACGACGGCCCGTACCGGGTTCAGTCCGCCAAGCTGCTGGCCACGCTGTTGTTCACGTTGCAGGGCACGCCGTACATCTACCAGGGTGATGAGCTGGGCATGACCAACGTGCACTTTGACTCCATCGACGACTACCGGGACGTGGACACCCTGAACTTCTACCGCGAGGCCCGGTTCGAGCGGGACCTGAGCGAGGCGGACGTGATGGGCATGATCTGGCGCAAGAGCCGTGACAACGCCCGCACGCCCTTTCCCTGGAACGCCTCGGCGAACGGCGGTTTCACCACGGGCGTTCCCTGGATGCCGCTCAACCCGAACTTCCCGCAGATCAACGCCGAGGCCGCGCAGCGCGACCCGCAGTCCGTGTACTGGTACTACCACGCCCTGATCCGGCTGCGGCGGGCGCAGGCGGCCCTCGTGGACGGCCGGTACGACGTCCTTCTGGAGGATCATCCGTCCGTGTACGCGTACACCCGCACGCTGGGCGACACGGAAATCCTGACCGTCCTGCACTTCAGTGACGAGCCCGGACCCTGGCCCGGCGGCCTGCCCCTGCGAGGTGACGCGCAGCTGCTCATCAGCAACTACGGCGCGGACGCCACGGCGGCCCTCCAGCCGTTCGAGGCGCGGGTCTACCAGCAGCGCACCACGTCATGA
- a CDS encoding response regulator transcription factor, which translates to MTRTPEPTVYLVDDDAGVRDALSFLLSTVGLPVQAFADGVALQDSLTPQDVGCLLLDIRMPHVSGLQLQEQLVARGVDLPVIILTGHGNVDLCRRAFQQGAVDFLEKPVDETALLEAVQRALHQHQQRRAQAEALGPARARLARLTEREREVLGGLMAGQTSKQSARVLGIGARTVETHRASLFEKLEVQSLADLMRTYLPVTDPEPRGAP; encoded by the coding sequence GTGACCCGGACTCCTGAACCGACCGTGTACCTCGTGGATGACGACGCGGGTGTGCGGGACGCGCTGAGCTTCCTGCTCAGCACCGTGGGCCTGCCGGTGCAGGCCTTCGCGGACGGCGTGGCGCTCCAGGACAGCCTGACGCCGCAGGACGTGGGCTGCCTGCTGCTCGATATCCGCATGCCGCACGTGAGTGGCCTGCAGCTTCAGGAGCAGCTTGTGGCGCGGGGCGTGGACCTGCCCGTCATCATTCTGACCGGGCACGGCAACGTGGACCTGTGCCGCCGGGCCTTCCAGCAGGGCGCGGTGGACTTCCTGGAGAAACCCGTGGACGAGACGGCGCTGCTCGAAGCGGTGCAGCGGGCCCTGCATCAGCATCAGCAGCGCCGGGCGCAGGCGGAGGCGCTCGGTCCAGCCCGCGCCCGGCTGGCCCGCCTGACCGAGCGGGAACGCGAGGTGCTGGGCGGCCTGATGGCCGGGCAGACCAGCAAGCAGAGTGCCCGCGTGCTGGGCATCGGTGCCCGCACGGTCGAAACGCACCGCGCGAGCCTGTTCGAGAAACTGGAGGTGCAGTCCTTGGCGGACCTGATGCGCACGTACCTGCCGGTCACGGACCCTGAACCCCGCGGAGCTCCGTAA